The Malus domestica chromosome 08, GDT2T_hap1 genomic interval ACACATCTAGCACCTCAAGCCCCATGTCATCGTATAATCGCTCAATGCATCTCAGATTCATCGCTGTGAAGTGATCTTCAAGACGGATTTGATGAACTGTTCCGTTGTTGATCTTGTCCAGTAACTGTTCTGCACGTTTACTGGTTGATTTCACCGTCTCCAAAAACATGTCAAGCTCATACATGTCGTCTTCATAGCGAAAAAGGCTTTGTTCATACTCTGATCTGGGCACAGAAGTGGAAGTAGTACTAGTAACGCATAGTACGCAACTGTTGTTGAGTACTTGAGACTCAAGCCCTCTTCTTCTGGAATCACAATGTGGTGATGAGGAATTCTTTGGCAGCAAGCAATAGCTTGGCGTGCAGTTTCGTTTATCTTTTACCGTTGTTGTTCGTCCAGGGTAACTGTGATAATCTTGACGAAGAGGGGGCAGAAAGCGAGTGAGATCTTCTAGTAAATCTGGGTGGTCTTTGAAAAGAGCTGCAACCTTGTGGTAAATTACTTCAGTAGCCTCGCGGTCATCGTCGCTAGATTCACAACTACTAGTACTACAACTAGCGTTTCGTTTTCGTTTGGATGACCGGCTGACCATTCTATAACTAGCCATAACGTTTATAAAAGACTCATAAACATTAATACCATCATCTCGGCCTTCGCCTAGCAGTCTGGTCTTGACCTTGTTGACGAAATCAATGGCTTTTCGGAAGGCAAGAGGAGGATGAGGGCGGGGTTGAGAGGTAATTTGATGTTCCTTGGGCAAGAAGGCATTGAAACCTAAGAGTAGATGAGGGTGGCCTTGGAAGAGTTGTTTGACGGCGCGAGTGAGAGCGTCGGTGTCAGTTTTTTGGGTCCGGAAGTCTTGGAGGAGCTGAACAAAGTGGTGGAAGTTTTCGATCTTGTCTTGCTTTGCAAATACCTCCTTCACCTCCCTTAGATATGCCAACGATTCGCTTTTTGTTGGTTTCATCTTTTTCGTGTCGTCGTCTGCTTCTTCTTGTTGCTTGGTTTTCTGAAGGCAATCTCAAAGGAATTACAGAAGGAACATAAACGATGAGAGGAGAGGGGAGTATTTATAAGTAGGGGATGTAATGCCTTTCCGTGTTTCAAAAGGATTCCTACCGCACGGTGggaaacattaacaaatttgtttttattataaatttgCTGGGAGGGCAAAATTGGGTTTTCGGCTTTGCAGATGCAGGGTACAAGTAACAAATTACTGGGTCGAAATAGAATCCCCCAACGGATAGGATAAGTCTGGCTGGTGAGTCGGAGACGCAGAGTGCGAGTAGTGAGGGAGCTCTGAAAAGAAACGACGGCAACAATGGCGGCCTCTACAACTGCAACTCTTTCGTTATGCTCTTCGTTCGCAACCCATTGCAAAATCTCGCAAAATCTTCAAACTCCATCAACCCATTTCAGCTTTCCGTCGCTCTCTTTGTCTTCTTCCCACAAGCTGTCTTCTTGCTCTTCACGGCGACCCACGTTCCCGCTTCTGACCAAGTCGTCGGAGTCGGATTCCGCCGTGGTCGTCGAGGCCGAGTTTCAAGCTCCCGAGCCGGAGGCTGGACCGGATGATTCGGAGCCGGCGGCCTTGCAAGTAGTGGAAACCCTTTCGTCGGAGGCCCCAAAACGCGAGCAGCTGTTCGCTGTTGTTATGGTATGTATTCAATTTTACTTCTTTGATTGAATTTGTGATTGAATGCTGCCAAATTTCGTTTTTGGTCGTTAATTTGGTGGTTTAGTGGTGATTACCAGTTTACCCAGGTGATATTTTGATTTGTAATAACATTTAAGAGCAAAAATTGAAGTTGGGGTTCTCTAATCAGCTCGAAAGTTGTTAATCTTATGACTGCCGACTGGGTTGCTTGTGTATGATGTCTAATAGATCGGTGGGCGCCAGTACATTGTCATTCCTGGACGATTTATCTATACTCAGCGGCTGAAAGGCGCTAATGTCAACGACAAGGTATTATATTCTTCGCATTCTTCGCTATCCGTTACTTGAAATTCTTGTCGTTGATGCTCCATTTCGGCTTTAGTTTTCGTTGTATGGATTCATCAAGCCGCTAATTGTAGTTCTAGTGCAAGGCCTAGTTTTAGTTGTATTTTTATGCATCACTGTTACGAGAATCGCTCGAGTGGAATGGTCTTGTTGAAGTTCATATGCTTTTACTTCTTGGGTTGGATGAGAAACATTCCATTTCCAGCGATAGGCCTCCAATGTTAGATTCATCAGTTGAGTTAACCTGTGATATTAGGTGATTCCCTGCTAATCTTACAGCACATCATGAAATTTAGAAATCATTGTTAGAACAAAATGTGGTTTGGAAATGCTGCAATAAGTCGTTTCAAGATAAATTGGTGATATGATGCATGCAAACGTCGTTTCAAGACAAATTGTAATAATATTCTTGGTTTTGCTGGTTATGAAGgaatttttttgtaataataTTCTTGGGATTCTGATTTCAAATTATCAATCACTTCTTGAATAAGAGTTTAGTTTTTGTCCAAGCCAAGCGGTTCCTCACCTACGTCCCTTTCAGCATCTATGTACTTTTAACTCTATATAAATGTACTCTTGCTGTACTAGACTTCATGAAAAATTGGAGAATACTGTGTCTTGTCGTCTCTAATTTAGCCTTTAAAGGCTTTGAAATCATTTATTCTCTCTATTTATAAAATCAGTGAATGTTATCAGTATTGGatcttttattttctaagaaGTTACTGTTgctttgtcctcaaggtgttTAATTTGATCCTATGCAGATTGTGCTCAACAAAGTGTTGCTGGTGGGGACTAAAACAAGTACGTACATTGGAAAACCAGTGGTGACAAATGCCGCTGTACACGCTGTCGTTGAAGAGCAGGTAATTCATTATGCTATAATGAATCTTTCCCCTTCACCATTGTAAAGAATGTCAATATAATTGTGAATTTGTTTGCGTTTCATTAGtatctttttaatattttctatgtCTTATTGTTGCGTATATCATTGTGCAGGGACTTAATGACAAAGTGGTTGTCTTCAagtataaaaagaagaaaaattataGGAGAAACATCGGTCACCGACAGGTATTACCCTCATTTCTTTGTGAACCAACGAGAACAGTTGATTTTATTCACAAGTGCAATGACTTATTTTTGTGCTATCTGTTTAGTTACTCCAGTTGACTTGATTTCATATATTGAAACTAGGAACTAAGTTAGAAACTAAGTTAATATGATGGTAGAAACTAAGTTAGTGCATACAGCTATATGCGTCATGCATTTTACGGCAATGAGGCTTGAGGCTTTGGGAATGCTGTACTGTCCTGACAAGGTTTTCTGggataatttatgcatgaaatgAAGAAACATATGTATCTTTGTAGTACAAGGTATTGAATCTTGTAGAATCATCACATGTAATTTGCCGGTGTCCCAACCAAACTCAATTGTTTCGATTTATCACTGTTGATAGGACGCAGGGGTAGCAATATTTCCTTATAGTTTTCTGCATAAACTTCATCTAATGTCCCCGGGAGTTTGGTAATACACATCACTAAATCCTGAATTGCATATTGCTGTTATGATGATCTAGTTTTAACTCGTTTGTCATGCATCCAGCCCAATACGCGCATAAGGATAACAGCGGTCACGGGCTACCAAGACTATCCAGCAGTTACCCTTGAGTCGTAGGGTTGCATAGGGAGGTTTTAACATATGATTCGGGATTTGTTTTGTGcttgtgaaatgttttgaagtaatgaATCTTACATTTCGTTTTCTTAGATTTTGTTTCGGTTCTCAGTTTGTGTGTAAGCTGGTCTATGGATCAACATTCGTTTTTTGCCCCAAAACGCTCAGTTCCGTTGTCGATCATGTCGTTAGTTTCGCATGATTGCAAGGAACCCCTTACACAGGTTTGAAATCATCACAACCTTCAGCAATCTACACATTGCACCTCAATTAAAGCTAAAACGCCAGTACAAATTCATTATTATAAAATGTCGTATCTATTTCTAAAGTTCGCGAAGGAGGATTCGAATTTGGGTGCACATGAGTAGCATAAACGCTGGCACAACTAATGTATGCCTAAAATAATGCTACTTCAACCATGCACTCATTTGGGTGAAGAAGCATAAAAGTAGAAAACAACCAGATGATGCTTTACTGTAATGGCTGAAAGCAATCATGTCTATGCAATCTGTTGTGGGATCGATCATGATGCCCCTCCCCTAACAACTAATTATTTGCTACTTAGTGCTATGAGCTAGTAatatttatcttcacttgtaagttagAGGTTTTAGTTTGATTTTTGCGAAAGACAAATTTAAActaaattattatagttaaccCATTGTGAACCTTAATTAACTCACGCACTCCCAATGTAAATAATACTGTATCTATAATAAATATTTAACATTTTTTAACGCTATCGAGAAAAACAACCCCTAAATATGATGGAAAggaatcctctccggatcccttccacttGAGCCTCCTGACCAACAAATTTagattcttgaaatttgatccaactgcTAAagtattataacttttaatgaGACCTCCTATTTTTAattgttgaatcaaatttcaaatatcCAGATTTGTTAATCAACCGGCATGCAAGGATTCATTTCCAAATATGATAACACCGCTTAACATAAAATTGTGCTCATGTGGGGGACCATAGCCCGCCAATTACATCAAGTCAGGCCGGCCCATGTCCGTGTACACCAGCCACGTCAGATGCCTTCATAAATACACCTGTCGCCTTTTTCTGCTGATGTCTAAAACCCTaaaggtgcgtttgttgcaGTAGACTGtttcggactggactagcttcaaggatTAAGTTGGACTGACTTAAACTAGACTAAGCTAGATTAGCTTAGTGAaatgtttggtgcagtgtcggactaaactatggactaaattattttttgaatCCAAGTTAGTTTTTTAtcactttttttaatttactttttccttcaaaacgaaaaacaaacaaatattatggttataaaatattattttgtagctATTTAACTTTTAGAAACCTAATTAATGTTTCATCCAAAAGCCTGCGGAGGCTTTAAGAAGAGAACCAGATATTTTGcaaatctctctcttcctcatcaCTGCAAATCTCTCTCTGCCTCTTTATTCCTCTCACAAAATCCCTTGCAAATCTTAAAATCAAAGGTGAGAGATGGGGTTGAATCTACTTTCGGTTTTTGAGTCTTCtgggtttttggcttttttggcttttttgggttttctggttttctcAGTTGAAATTTTGGGAGTTGGATATGGTATTGAAAAGGGAAAGGCTGCAGAAATCCATGAAATGGGTTTCTCAGAGAAAGATTTTCTGACCACAGATCCATGGTGGCTTCGTTGGAAGAGGAGTCTTATGGGAGAAAAATAGCAGTCGGGAGGGGGAAAGCAGAGAACTGATGAAGAGTGAAGCGGAAAGGGGTGAATGAGAGCTGGTCTTAGCAATCCGTCCAATTTTGGGGGGCCTCACTAAGACCACCTAGTGAGGCGTTTAGTCTAGGCAAGTCCCATTTAGTCTCATTAAACACTGTCCCGACTGCTAACAAACATGGGATTTCACTCACTGTTAATCCTAGCCAGTCCAGTGACACTTAGTGAGGataaacaaacgccccctaataGGAAAGAGTAAGACTATCATGTCTTTATATCATATTTTCATATCATCTTAGGTGACATTTAATGTGGACAGTCGcataatttgaattaattagatttttaaatttagttcattatttaatacattaataattaagaaaaattagttaattaaatgataattATGGTATACGATGAGTCATTCTCCTTTGTTTTCTTGGGTTTTGTAAAATTTTTAAATGATATAGATGTCCACATCAGATACCACAAAGATggtatagaaatatgatataaaaACATAATATGATAATATGATATGAGTAGCATTGCTCATTAGAAATACGCATTCGCACCCAAAATCCATAAACCCTTCCCTCCTCACCCAAATTTTTAAGAATGGCTGCCGGTTTCGTATTCAAGCCCTTAGGCGACGAGGAATTTTTCGACGCCGATGAACAACAACCGTAGGAGGATGAGGTAGACGAACAGGAAGAAGACGAAAAAGCCCTAAAACCCTCGCGAGCTTCTGGTCACTCTGAGTACCCGTGGGACTTTGCTTCATACTCCGAAACAGTCGCCCAAGAATATGCTCGCCGGAGCACCACCTCCGTCGATTTCAAGATCTCCAAAGCCCTGCAGCAGCGCCCACGACAATGCTAGCTCTGAATCCGAACCCGAATTCGACAAACAGGTCTGTTTCTTGTTGATTGTActcaatttttcattcaatcaattcaatttgtatgaaattatttaaattaagcGTTATTGGTGTTGGTAATTTAGGAAGATTAGAAGCCGGGGTGTGTCAAGAATACATTTGCGATGACCATTAAAAATGCCCTCAaaatttggggggggggagcGTGTTGTGATTACATAAATTTAGTTTCAACTAGAAGCCGGGGTGTGTCAAGAATACATTTGCGATGACCATTAAAAATGCCCTCaaaattttggggggggggggggcgtgTTGTGATTACATAAATTTAGTTTCAACCAGAAGCCGGGGTGTGTCAAGAATACATTTGCGATGACCATTAAAAATGCCCTCAAaattttttggggggggggggcgttTTGTGATTACATAAATTTAGTTTCAACCATATAATGGATGTTCGAAGTCTAATTGAGCTTCTCAACCAAGAAAGGCAATATTTGGTTCCATTTTCATATGGTAAGCGATCTCAAGAAGTTTAACTTGCCTTATACCCACTCTTTGATTTAATGGAGAAAATCTAAACCTTATTGTTTCTCCATTGATTCTCaaacaaaaagttaaaaatgaaGCTGGTCATTCCAATTGTAATTGGGCTAAAATgttcttcactttttttttttaaagctttttaATAAAGAAGATATTGTTTGTATGGTCAGAGGTTTTTAGTTcttttagagcaactccagtaATTGCTAGCTCGCGAGCCCAAAGTGGATTTGACGTAGGGCTGATGTCATCCAAGCGTCagcccaattttttatttttttctgtcagaCGCGTGCACCTCACCTGCTCGTGGGGGCGCGTCACCTGACACTGTTTCAGTCCCTAGGGCCTGTGGTGCAGTTTCAaaaagttaccgttgggaagccacgtggcttcccataGTCCGTTGGATCTCAACAGCTATATAATGTGAACCGTCCGATTtgcaatggtaaaaaaaaataaaaaaatcttatttaatatcaaccattggatctgagatcaacggttgatattattctcctttataaaaaaaatagttttaaaattaagaaaagttaccgttgtgccACGTGACACAatttggagtgttggaattcaatttttttaatctaacggcagagattaattagttgaataaaaaattttaaaaattgtaaaaaatccgaaaaaaatatttgttttcacttttctataaatacattctcattatcatctacctttcatcacaatttcatattttctcaactactttcaatcacattcctatctttctctccaagtttcaatccaatttttttcaacaaaatgactaGTGACGCAGGTACGAATTTGTCGCTTCTCgaaaatacaaacaaaattattttgtattattttataaataaaaaaatacttattGCCTATTGCTAGGGCTATTGATGCGTAACGGTGGATACGCAAAAGAcggttactattcattaaaggcagttattGTTCACTTGGTGGATTGAATAGAGAATTGCCTGGGGAGAGGACTCCCACGCTGGAACTGCTCTTAATGAACAATAACtaactgccttttgcatctccagcGTGGGAGCCCTCCTCCTGACAAtatgcaataaaatattagtattttatttatttataaaataatataaaataattttatttgtaatttcagataagatttttaatcgttctcgttgcgccacgtgtcataatccgaaaaagacaattattggtgatggatttttgaaaaagacaattattgttgaaaaaaattggattgaaactctgagagaaagataggaatttgattgaaagtagttgagaaaatatgaaattgtgtgataatgagaaggtatttatagaaaagtacaaataattttttaaaaaaattttcggattttttacaattttttttaaattttttattgaactaattaatatctgtcgttggatttaaaaaaattgaattccaacattCCAGATTCTGctacgtgtcacaacggtaactttttttaaattttaaaactattttttcttttatttatttatttataaagcagaATAATATCAACCGTCGATCTCAGAtccaacggttgatattaaataagtttatttttatttttattaccgTTGCAAATCAGACGGTCCATTTTAAAGAGTcgttgagatcgaacggaccgtgggaagccacgtggctttcCAATGGTAACTGAGGCAGATTGTATCGCGGGCCCCTGGGGTCTAAAATCTGTCGGCtaacgcgcccccacgcgcgggtAAGGCGCACGCgcctgacaaaaaaaaatttaaaaatgggACTGAAGCCAGGCTGACATCAGCCCCGCGTCAGGTCCACCTCGGGCTCACGGGCTGACGATTCTTCACAGGCCTGTTGCTCGGGCTTGCTCAGTCCCTCGGGCTCCCCACGCTTGAGGGCTTTAGCTGGGCTATCATGCCCTATTTGGTCCACTGTCCCCCGAGCAGCAACCCACAGTGGAGTTACTCCTAATAGGAGTGAGAAGAACTTAAGCTGCCGTAGATCTACACTGTAATCCTATTTTCTTTAGGATGACTTGTTTTGTTTCCTATTTTCTCATAATTGGGGCTTCAAAAGTAAAGCCATGGTCTCAAAATTCTTATTTCTGTTCACAAGCATCCAATGAAAGTGACAAGCACCCCAGTGCCCAACAAGCTGAAGATTTAAAACTGATATCGTGTTTACCAAACGGGAAAGGAGTAGGGGGAAACGGAATTGCACTCATTTGGAAGGATTCCAACGTTTAATAACACATAGGGAATATAAAAAAACGTGGGGTCCACCTAAAATCTGGAATTGAATTCCAGAATTACCCAGAATTGAATTACCCAGATGGAGATAGTATTTGGATTCCGGGGAAAAGCCTCCATCTGGAATCAAATGTTTCTTTCCAAAATACCCTTCCATCTTGTGGTTATCCTCCGCCATCCTCTCCAGCAGCCCTATGTAGCAACTTTCTATTGTCTTTCACAATCCTTTCACTGAATCCAACCTCAACAAGAAGTTATAAGGCCTCAATTCGTCCATTTTGCCTAACCTAATCTCCAATTGTTTTGAACTAGCTTTGTAATCGATTTGCGCTAGACCATGATTTGCCGACAAGACCGTTTCGCGTTGGACCATGACTTGCCGATCTATGGACGATGGCTATGGGGGTAAGTGGGGTGGAGGGCAAGGAAAAGCGGGGATGAGGGAGGGTTGTTGCGGCTGGGAAAAGGATGAGAAGGGTGGTGTGGGGAAGACAGAcaatgggtttttttttgtggtgGGGAAGACAGCAAATGTAGATAAAATGGTATATAAAAATATTTGTGGTGGGGAATATAGCAAATGTAGATAAAATGGtatataaaattatttttatatagataAATTTTGGTATATAAAATtagtttgattaatttttttttaataataaattagtttgattaattagtataaaaataatttatttatataaagGCAATTTAGTAATCAAGCTAGTTTTAATTCCGATTccagtgaattagtaaacaacttatatggaaCCAACTTCATTCCTCTCCGATTCtagacagttttagtaaacaatttcAACAGGAATCTAATTCTGCTTCcacctcaattcaattcctctcgATCCAATTACAGATTAGTAAACACGCAGCGGAAGAAAAGAGGAGGCAGGAACGTGAGGGGATAATAATCctgcattttctttttcaaatttttattataatttattcGGGTCAAGTCAAGTGTGTGACATGACAGTATTTGGAGCAGAAAAATTTGCCTCGAAAGAAGCGTCCAAAATTGGAAGCAGCTAGGGAAATTTTAGAGGTGGAAAATCGAAATGAAAAGATGGATGTACGTCTCTCTCGTTCTCTctctgtgtatatatatttatggacTTTGGATAaactttttgggctaattagaaTTGCCTAAGTGTTCAGGTTTTTGTCATCTTAGTTTTGATTCTTATATGTGTGACCAAGGCTTGCAGTCTTGTATCCCTGTAGCCGGATTAGGGCATAAGAtcaaatatttaaaatgtttagttatgttgatgcacaaaaccggaggtcttggaacaacgtaaatccgaccgtgaatctgcaagaaagtaaagaacacaagatgtatagtggttcaccccaaagtttgggttacgtccacattgatatttgtatttctctgactatatgtatggattacaagggtgaggggtagtcccccagagaaagagagtttgAGAGGGCTCTCTGTTTGTGAGCATGAGAGCTTAAGAGAGATAagctttgtgagggtgaggaggccattttatagaataagggctcctcccctttttacatatttgccttttctttattacataattacatttgagtcatccgagtatttatacgaggtctaaatacgaaggccctaaatatggtacaaacaagttaaatattttattaatgtttTTAGAGTGGAATACTATGCATAAACAGAAAAGGTATTGATGAATATTTAAACTAACCTAAATAATAGattaatttaaatcaaattaaacTCGCAAGCGCAATAATCAATTGTAGTAATATATGTAAATACAAGGTTGATCGCACAAGGATTGCTTTAATACCAATTTAACCGATTAATCACACTAgatttaattaaacaaacaaagtatatattgaattgaataattgaTTAAGGCTACaattaacaagaaaaaggaaagacaaTTAATTAAGATAAACACACGACAcaagaagaaattaagaaacAATGGAATTCTAAGGTTATGAATCCACCACCAACAATCCTATTTACTTTTCCTAGAGCCAACTACTATCCAATTACCATGCCAATGTTAAAGGTTGTTCTTTCTA includes:
- the LOC103411067 gene encoding large ribosomal subunit protein bL21c — translated: MAASTTATLSLCSSFATHCKISQNLQTPSTHFSFPSLSLSSSHKLSSCSSRRPTFPLLTKSSESDSAVVVEAEFQAPEPEAGPDDSEPAALQVVETLSSEAPKREQLFAVVMIGGRQYIVIPGRFIYTQRLKGANVNDKIVLNKVLLVGTKTSTYIGKPVVTNAAVHAVVEEQGLNDKVVVFKYKKKKNYRRNIGHRQPNTRIRITAVTGYQDYPAVTLES